The following are from one region of the Siniperca chuatsi isolate FFG_IHB_CAS linkage group LG13, ASM2008510v1, whole genome shotgun sequence genome:
- the LOC122886876 gene encoding uncharacterized protein LOC122886876: protein MTSTETQTLPVLSLSHPLCSAPWHLLIHPHSQLCPSQLRSTQPEEEAPQVVLLAGSHGKFLDTNKRFPVKKMLSKRCSTTGQAMKLLKKETLKSPQCLVIHTGTNDLHSLRKDTAEAVRKMAEQVSKEFRDTCIVVSTLLPRTDTPPHVIHDINMEIRRGCATLSNVHLAHPTIGTWDLYDGLHLHRERVKIFAKTLKDRALGHNAPTPSSASSFRDHPRPPLPHHHPRCHLKMTPMK from the coding sequence ATGACAAGTACTGAGACACAGACTCTCCCTGTCTTGTCTCTGTCCCACCCACTCTGCTCTGCACCCTGGCACctgctgatacatccacacagccagctCTGCCCATCCCAGCTTCGCTCCACTCAGCCTGAAGAGGAAGCCCCACAAGTGGTCCTGCTGGCTGGCTCTCATGGGaaattcctggacacaaacaagcgTTTTCCTGTTAAGAAAATGTTATCTAAACGCTGCAGCACCACAGGTCAGGCAatgaagcttttgaaaaaggagacCCTCAAGAGCCCTCAATGCCTGGTgatccacacaggaacaaatgaCCTACACAGCCTCCGTAAAGACACTGCTGAGGCGGTGAGGAAGATGGCGGAGCAGGTCAGTAAGGAGTTCCGTGACACCTGCATTGTTGTCTCTACCCTACTGCCTAGGACGGACACCCCTCCTCatgtcatccatgacattaATATGGAGATCAGAAGAGGATGTGCCACCTTATCCAATGTCCACCTGGCCCACCCAACCATTGGCACCTGGGACCTCTATGATGGACTCCATCTACACAGAGAGCGGGTGAAGATATTTGCAAAGACCCTCAAAGACAGAGCCCTGGGACACAatgcccccaccccctcctctgcTAGCAGCTTTAGAGACCATCCCAGACCTCCTCTTCCCCATCACCATCCCAGGTGTCATCTGAAAATGACACCCATGAAATGA